Proteins encoded together in one Streptomyces sp. TLI_171 window:
- a CDS encoding rodlet layer protein, giving the protein MIKKALAAAGVAAAGLATIASPAMAIGDSDGAATSVQGNGGTNATGTSGNHSPNFHTLDNPNLCLPEVHNIAVAVIGVAVPIEADVLDNKPAQTCVVGQNTVGSGDGGVSHLIG; this is encoded by the coding sequence ATGATCAAGAAGGCTCTCGCCGCCGCCGGCGTTGCCGCCGCCGGTCTCGCCACGATCGCCTCCCCCGCGATGGCCATCGGTGACTCGGACGGCGCCGCCACCTCGGTCCAGGGCAACGGCGGCACCAACGCCACTGGCACCTCGGGCAACCACAGCCCGAACTTCCACACCCTGGACAACCCGAACCTCTGCCTCCCCGAGGTCCACAACATCGCCGTCGCCGTCATCGGCGTCGCGGTGCCGATCGAGGCCGACGTCCTCGACAACAAGCCGGCGCAGACCTGCGTCGTCGGCCAGAACACCGTGGGCAGCGGCGACGGTGGCGTCAGCCACCTGATCGGCTGA
- a CDS encoding alkyl/aryl-sulfatase — MARSDHDLLDYSDRTAFEDADRGLIAKPATDTITTADGSLAWDFRATDFLAGDCPDTVHPSLWRQSQLTARAGLFEVREGVYQIRGFDLSNMTLIEGERGVIVVDPLVSEECAAAGLALYRAHRGDRPVTAVLVTHSHADHFGGILGVIAQDSDVPIVAPAGFMEHSVAENVYAGTAMLRRGDYYSGGALTAGPTGLVGMGLGFTASHGNPSLLPATLDVTHTGQEERLDGVLFRFQLTPDTEAPSELNFFLPELRALCMAENATHNLHNILTLRGALVRDARIWSRYLTEAIELFAADSDVVFASHHWPTWGTERLTRFLSEQRDLYGYLHDQTLRLLNQGLTGPEIAEQLELPPALASAWHARGYYGSVSHNVKAVYQRYMGWYDGNPASLWEHPPTETAKRYADCLGGVPAVLAKAREYADAGDLRFAAQLLKHAVFAAPENEDAKEQLAQVFERLGHSAENATWRNCYLMGAQELRTGPKAMAFGAGSMAGALSVEQVFDSLAIRVNGPKAWDEDLSTVWRFTDLGTAHRATLRNGVLVHGEVTGEPGPADLTVTLTKPQLFAMLAGKGTDGIGLTGDGAVLSRVFGALDEPDPAFPIVTP, encoded by the coding sequence GTGGCCCGTTCCGACCACGACCTGCTGGACTACTCCGACCGCACCGCCTTCGAGGACGCCGACCGCGGGCTGATCGCGAAGCCGGCCACGGACACCATCACCACCGCCGACGGAAGCCTGGCCTGGGACTTCCGGGCCACCGACTTCCTCGCCGGCGACTGCCCGGACACCGTCCACCCGAGCCTCTGGCGGCAGTCCCAACTGACCGCCCGCGCAGGACTGTTCGAGGTGCGCGAGGGCGTCTACCAGATCCGCGGCTTCGACCTGTCGAACATGACCCTGATCGAGGGCGAGCGCGGCGTGATCGTGGTCGACCCGCTGGTCTCCGAGGAGTGCGCCGCCGCCGGCCTGGCGCTCTACCGCGCGCACCGCGGCGACCGGCCGGTGACGGCCGTGCTGGTGACCCACTCGCACGCCGACCACTTCGGCGGCATCCTCGGCGTCATCGCCCAGGACTCGGACGTCCCGATCGTCGCCCCGGCCGGCTTCATGGAGCACTCGGTCGCGGAGAACGTCTACGCGGGCACGGCGATGCTGCGGCGCGGCGACTACTACTCGGGCGGCGCCCTGACGGCCGGTCCGACCGGCCTGGTCGGCATGGGCCTCGGGTTCACCGCCTCGCACGGCAACCCCAGCCTGCTGCCGGCCACCCTGGACGTCACGCACACCGGCCAGGAGGAGCGGCTGGACGGCGTGCTGTTCCGGTTCCAGCTCACCCCGGACACCGAGGCGCCGTCCGAGCTGAACTTCTTCCTGCCGGAACTCCGGGCGCTGTGCATGGCCGAGAACGCCACCCACAACCTGCACAACATCCTGACCCTGCGCGGGGCGCTGGTCCGCGACGCCCGGATCTGGTCGCGCTACCTGACCGAGGCGATCGAGCTGTTCGCCGCCGACTCCGACGTGGTGTTCGCCTCCCACCACTGGCCGACCTGGGGCACCGAGCGGCTCACCCGCTTCCTGTCCGAGCAGCGCGACCTGTACGGCTACCTGCACGACCAGACCCTGCGCCTGCTCAACCAGGGCCTCACCGGACCGGAGATCGCCGAGCAGCTCGAACTCCCGCCCGCGCTCGCCTCGGCCTGGCACGCCCGCGGCTACTACGGCTCGGTCAGCCACAACGTGAAGGCCGTCTACCAGCGCTACATGGGCTGGTACGACGGCAACCCGGCCTCGCTCTGGGAGCACCCGCCGACCGAGACCGCCAAGCGCTACGCGGACTGCCTAGGCGGGGTGCCGGCCGTGCTCGCCAAGGCCCGCGAGTACGCCGACGCCGGCGACCTGCGGTTCGCCGCCCAGCTGCTCAAGCACGCGGTGTTCGCCGCGCCGGAGAACGAGGACGCCAAGGAGCAACTGGCCCAGGTCTTCGAGCGGTTGGGCCACAGCGCGGAGAACGCCACCTGGCGCAACTGCTACCTGATGGGCGCCCAGGAACTGCGCACCGGACCGAAGGCGATGGCGTTCGGCGCCGGCAGCATGGCCGGCGCGCTCTCGGTCGAGCAGGTCTTCGACTCGCTGGCGATCCGGGTGAACGGCCCGAAGGCGTGGGACGAGGACCTCAGCACGGTCTGGCGGTTCACCGACCTCGGCACCGCGCACCGGGCCACGCTGCGCAACGGCGTCCTGGTGCACGGCGAGGTCACCGGCGAACCCGGCCCGGCCGACCTCACCGTCACCCTGACCAAGCCCCAGCTGTTCGCCATGCTCGCGGGCAAGGGCACCGACGGCATCGGGCTGACCGGCGACGGCGCCGTGCTCAGCCGGGTGTTCGGCGCGCTGGACGAGCCCGACCCGGCGTTCCCGATCGTCACCCCCTGA
- a CDS encoding NAD(P)-dependent oxidoreductase produces the protein MEITERVAFLGLGRMGLPMARRLAGCAKELTVWNRTPGRAGGLSEAASAAEAVHGAGVVVTMLADPTAVAEVAKEFLPELAPGTLWIEMSSIGPRAVAELRDRLPDGVGMVDAPVLGSVGPAASGALVVYAGGEDAELERAQPVLERLGRVVRCGGPGAAAALKLVVMGALVASVTAVGEALAVADRLGVPQEQARTALAAGPLAGVVARATATDADFPVRLAAKDLALAEGGPVFRAALAELLSDPGIAEQDLAAVVDSRRGRRQD, from the coding sequence ATGGAGATCACGGAGCGCGTCGCTTTTCTCGGACTGGGCCGGATGGGCCTACCGATGGCCCGTCGACTGGCGGGCTGCGCAAAGGAGTTGACGGTCTGGAACCGGACGCCCGGCCGGGCCGGGGGCCTGTCCGAGGCGGCCTCCGCGGCGGAGGCGGTGCACGGGGCCGGGGTGGTGGTGACCATGCTGGCGGACCCGACGGCGGTGGCCGAGGTCGCAAAGGAGTTCCTGCCGGAGCTGGCCCCGGGCACGCTGTGGATCGAGATGTCCTCGATCGGCCCGCGCGCGGTCGCCGAGCTGCGGGACCGGCTCCCGGACGGCGTCGGCATGGTGGACGCGCCGGTGCTGGGCAGCGTCGGCCCGGCGGCGTCCGGCGCCCTGGTGGTGTACGCGGGCGGCGAGGACGCCGAGCTGGAGCGGGCGCAGCCCGTCCTGGAGCGGCTGGGCCGGGTGGTGCGCTGCGGCGGCCCCGGCGCGGCGGCCGCGTTGAAGCTGGTGGTGATGGGCGCGCTGGTGGCCTCGGTGACGGCGGTGGGCGAGGCGCTGGCCGTCGCCGACCGGCTGGGCGTCCCGCAGGAGCAGGCCCGCACCGCGCTGGCGGCAGGCCCGTTGGCGGGCGTCGTGGCCCGGGCCACCGCCACGGACGCGGACTTCCCGGTCCGGCTGGCCGCCAAGGACCTGGCGCTGGCGGAGGGCGGCCCGGTGTTCCGCGCGGCCCTCGCCGAGCTGCTCTCGGATCCGGGGATCGCCGAGCAGGACCTGGCGGCGGTGGTGGACTCCCGGCGCGGCCGCCGACAGGACTGA
- a CDS encoding RICIN domain-containing protein, translating into MFRTSPARRRPPALLATAALLAALGLGTGLAANARAASGSPGKPAAIVALGDSAISGEGAGTDTGDDYVPGTDSPTNYCHRSTRSEIFVTQLPGVTPIDLACSGAQTGDLVSDPELAKITGPGSGDFGEPKQDVQLASTAARYDVKMVVVTIGANDDFEFANIMMDCLAQYFPVPQAQGCRDTIGSAEITRRAAGVKPKVTAALTNVRNTMRKAGYSDDSYQLVYQSYFNPITPDIRRNDYAGKVADGCPAFPEDLAWGHNWVVPTLSDALREAASGVPGVRYLDQRRVAFGHEVCAEWTSSPYEYTNGDVIDLSEKTRNGCDSPISIPGLCMNNVRQSYHLRVAGYAAEAACLRQFYQQAALGQAFCELNQQDGTSITALTPGKPFPDTPEDGAWYQLTNRADGRALDLAGGGSYGDSTNGRTAITYPATGGLNQSFVFEIKAGGSFELDFSGNRDMCLDVAGASTAPGAKIEQWRCNGGGNQHWLLQPVGDGSYKLADSQDPTRLATATTRTDGQGNPLVELAADNGSAAQHWQLTKLGIVYLHG; encoded by the coding sequence GTGTTCAGGACCTCACCTGCCCGCCGCAGGCCACCCGCGCTGCTCGCCACCGCCGCCCTGCTCGCCGCCCTCGGACTCGGCACCGGTCTGGCGGCCAACGCCCGGGCGGCGTCCGGCAGTCCGGGCAAGCCGGCGGCGATCGTCGCGCTCGGCGACAGCGCGATATCCGGCGAAGGCGCCGGCACCGACACCGGCGACGACTACGTCCCCGGCACCGACAGCCCCACCAACTACTGCCACCGCTCCACCAGGTCCGAGATCTTCGTGACCCAGCTGCCCGGCGTCACCCCGATCGACCTGGCCTGCTCCGGCGCGCAGACCGGCGACCTGGTCAGCGACCCCGAGCTGGCGAAGATCACCGGGCCGGGCAGCGGCGACTTCGGCGAGCCCAAGCAGGACGTCCAACTCGCCTCCACCGCCGCCCGGTACGACGTGAAGATGGTGGTCGTCACGATCGGCGCGAACGACGACTTCGAGTTCGCGAACATCATGATGGACTGCCTGGCCCAGTACTTCCCGGTCCCGCAGGCGCAGGGCTGCCGGGACACCATCGGCAGCGCCGAGATCACCCGCCGCGCCGCCGGGGTCAAGCCAAAGGTGACGGCCGCGCTCACCAACGTCCGCAACACCATGCGGAAGGCCGGCTACTCGGACGACTCCTACCAGCTGGTCTACCAGTCGTACTTCAACCCGATCACGCCCGACATCCGGCGCAACGACTACGCCGGCAAGGTCGCCGACGGCTGCCCGGCCTTCCCCGAGGACCTCGCCTGGGGCCACAACTGGGTCGTCCCGACCCTGAGCGACGCGCTGCGCGAGGCGGCCTCCGGCGTGCCGGGCGTGCGCTACCTCGACCAGCGCCGGGTCGCCTTCGGCCACGAGGTGTGCGCGGAGTGGACCAGTTCCCCCTACGAGTACACCAACGGCGACGTGATCGACCTGTCGGAGAAGACCCGCAACGGCTGCGACAGCCCGATCTCCATCCCGGGCCTGTGCATGAACAACGTCCGCCAGTCGTACCACCTGCGGGTCGCCGGGTACGCGGCCGAGGCCGCCTGCCTGCGGCAGTTCTACCAGCAGGCCGCGCTCGGGCAGGCGTTCTGCGAGCTCAACCAGCAGGACGGCACCTCGATCACCGCGCTCACCCCCGGCAAGCCGTTCCCCGACACCCCCGAGGACGGCGCGTGGTACCAGCTCACCAACCGGGCCGACGGCAGGGCGCTCGACCTGGCGGGCGGCGGCAGCTACGGCGACTCCACCAACGGCCGCACCGCGATCACCTATCCGGCCACCGGCGGGCTCAACCAGTCCTTCGTGTTCGAGATCAAGGCCGGCGGCTCCTTCGAACTGGACTTCAGCGGCAACCGGGACATGTGCCTGGACGTCGCCGGGGCCTCCACCGCGCCCGGCGCCAAGATCGAGCAGTGGCGCTGCAACGGCGGCGGCAACCAGCACTGGCTGCTCCAGCCGGTCGGCGACGGCAGCTACAAGCTCGCCGACTCCCAGGACCCGACCAGGCTCGCCACCGCCACCACCCGGACCGACGGCCAGGGCAACCCCCTGGTCGAGCTCGCCGCCGACAACGGCTCCGCCGCCCAGCACTGGCAGTTGACCAAGCTCGGCATCGTCTACCTGCACGGCTGA
- a CDS encoding chaplin: MRNFKKAAVLSVAAAGLVLGSAGLANASAGAEGVAAGSPGVLSGNLIQVPVHVPVNVCGNTVNVIGLLNPAFGNHCANVG; the protein is encoded by the coding sequence ATGCGCAACTTCAAGAAGGCCGCGGTCCTGTCCGTCGCCGCCGCCGGCCTGGTCCTCGGCTCCGCCGGTCTGGCCAACGCCTCCGCCGGTGCCGAGGGCGTCGCCGCCGGCTCCCCCGGCGTGCTCTCCGGCAACCTGATCCAGGTCCCGGTGCACGTCCCGGTCAACGTCTGCGGCAACACCGTGAACGTGATCGGCCTGCTGAACCCGGCGTTCGGCAACCACTGCGCCAACGTCGGCTGA
- a CDS encoding chaplin: MSIKKTAAVGAAVVGIVAAGAGSAMASSGAEGVAAGSPGVASGNQIQVPVHIPVNLCGNSVDVIGALNPAFGNSCANVG, from the coding sequence ATGAGCATCAAGAAGACCGCCGCCGTCGGCGCCGCTGTCGTGGGTATCGTCGCCGCCGGTGCGGGTTCCGCCATGGCGAGCAGCGGCGCCGAGGGTGTCGCCGCCGGTTCCCCCGGTGTCGCCTCCGGCAACCAGATCCAGGTTCCGGTGCACATCCCGGTCAACCTGTGCGGCAACTCCGTGGACGTCATCGGCGCCCTGAACCCGGCGTTCGGCAACTCCTGCGCCAACGTCGGCTGA
- a CDS encoding LysR family transcriptional regulator, with the protein MDMARLDVFRTAARLGSFTAAGERLGWTQSAVSRQISTLEAELGVPLFDRLPRGVRLTEHGLTLLPHAEAILDRLDGTRRDLAALTGLTAGRLRLGAFDSANAALVPTALAAFRTAHPEIAPTLTEGLSAHLLDLLADGSVDLAVVTAYPEHPYDTDRFDLERLTDDPVLVALPRTHRLARRRRLRLSDLAEEPWIAASRRLETTLLASCARSGFRPRVEYEVAGWTAKLGLVAAGLGVTLIPSLAARAARPDLTLVPLHPEDTPIRHVLTATRRGQRPTPAVTAFLPLLRAAVNP; encoded by the coding sequence ATGGACATGGCCCGGCTCGACGTCTTCCGCACCGCCGCCCGGCTCGGCTCGTTCACCGCCGCGGGGGAGCGGCTCGGGTGGACGCAGTCCGCGGTGTCGCGTCAGATCTCGACGCTGGAAGCCGAGTTGGGCGTCCCACTGTTCGACCGGCTGCCCCGCGGCGTCCGCCTCACCGAGCACGGTCTGACCCTGCTGCCGCACGCCGAGGCGATACTGGACCGCCTCGACGGCACCCGCCGCGACCTGGCCGCGCTCACCGGGCTCACCGCCGGGCGGCTCCGCCTGGGCGCCTTCGACAGTGCCAACGCGGCCCTCGTCCCGACCGCCCTGGCCGCCTTCCGCACCGCGCACCCGGAGATCGCGCCCACCCTCACCGAGGGCCTCTCCGCCCACCTGCTCGACCTGCTCGCGGACGGCTCCGTCGACCTGGCCGTGGTCACCGCCTATCCGGAACACCCGTACGACACCGACCGGTTCGACCTGGAGCGGCTGACCGACGACCCCGTCCTGGTGGCCCTCCCGCGCACCCACCGACTGGCCCGGCGCCGCCGCCTGCGGCTGTCCGACCTCGCCGAGGAACCCTGGATCGCCGCCAGCCGCCGCCTGGAGACCACCCTGCTCGCCTCCTGCGCCCGCAGCGGCTTCCGCCCCCGCGTCGAGTACGAAGTCGCCGGCTGGACGGCCAAACTCGGCCTGGTCGCCGCAGGCCTGGGCGTCACCCTGATCCCCTCCCTCGCCGCCCGGGCCGCCCGCCCCGACCTCACCCTCGTCCCGCTCCACCCGGAGGACACGCCGATCCGCCACGTCCTCACCGCGACCCGCCGCGGGCAGCGCCCCACCCCGGCCGTCACCGCCTTCCTCCCCCTCCTCCGGGCGGCGGTGAACCCGTGA
- a CDS encoding ATP-binding protein, with translation MSVHRRWFSLPREAATVAAGRRRVRELLAAWGTPLDEDTRLALDLITSELLGNAVRHAEGPVVTVGLHADPLHRRAVVEVYDRSPALPVAGCPTEDSESGRGLLLVAELALAHGVVRKRGGKWVWAEIALPGRAPEGGTRAAGNRAKRKAPRGRIAPWAMTGH, from the coding sequence ATGTCCGTCCACCGTCGATGGTTCTCACTGCCCCGCGAAGCCGCCACCGTCGCCGCCGGACGCCGCCGGGTCCGCGAACTCCTCGCCGCCTGGGGCACCCCGCTCGACGAGGACACCCGGCTGGCACTCGACCTGATCACCTCCGAACTCCTCGGCAACGCCGTCCGGCACGCCGAGGGCCCCGTCGTCACGGTCGGCCTGCACGCCGACCCGCTGCACCGGCGCGCCGTCGTCGAGGTCTACGACCGCTCCCCCGCGCTGCCGGTGGCCGGCTGTCCCACCGAGGACTCCGAGTCCGGCCGCGGCCTGCTGCTGGTCGCCGAACTCGCGCTCGCCCACGGGGTGGTGCGCAAGCGCGGGGGCAAGTGGGTGTGGGCCGAGATAGCCCTGCCGGGCAGGGCCCCGGAGGGTGGGACCAGGGCCGCGGGGAACCGCGCGAAGCGGAAGGCGCCGCGGGGCAGGATCGCGCCCTGGGCCATGACGGGCCATTGA
- a CDS encoding chaplin codes for MQNVKKAAVLSAAAAGLVLGSAGLANASAGAEGVAAGSPGVLSGNAVQVPVHVPVNVCGNSINVIGLLNPAFGNSCANVDLPMEHEHHEHQEPPVDEDC; via the coding sequence ATGCAGAACGTGAAGAAGGCCGCTGTCCTGTCGGCCGCCGCCGCCGGCCTGGTCCTCGGCTCGGCCGGTCTGGCCAACGCCTCCGCCGGTGCCGAGGGCGTCGCCGCCGGCTCCCCCGGCGTGCTCTCCGGCAACGCCGTGCAGGTTCCGGTGCACGTCCCGGTGAACGTCTGCGGCAACTCGATCAACGTGATCGGCCTGCTGAACCCGGCGTTCGGCAACTCCTGCGCCAACGTCGACCTGCCGATGGAGCACGAGCACCACGAGCACCAGGAGCCGCCGGTCGACGAGGACTGCTGA
- a CDS encoding GntR family transcriptional regulator has protein sequence MTSHPRVTQPKYRRIAEDLKSEIDSGRYLPGDRLPGENDLMATYGVARMTARQALGVLQGEGIAEARKGVGVFVREFRPIRRRGIQRLSDRNWGGGFSVWSADIAARELTVDQLTVAEREAPEQIAAVLGLKPGEPACVRSRRFVLDGKPVLLSESYLPAALVAGSRITDPDTGPGGTYARLAELGHKPVHFQEHIRSRMPAGNEAERLALAPGTPVFLVHRTAFAEDGQAVEVNEMVLDSAAYILEYSFDA, from the coding sequence ATGACCAGTCACCCACGCGTCACGCAGCCCAAGTACCGGCGAATCGCCGAGGATCTCAAGAGCGAGATCGACTCCGGCCGTTACCTGCCCGGCGACCGGCTGCCCGGGGAGAACGACCTGATGGCGACGTACGGCGTGGCCAGGATGACGGCCCGTCAGGCGCTCGGGGTGCTGCAGGGCGAGGGGATAGCGGAGGCCCGCAAGGGCGTCGGCGTGTTCGTCCGGGAGTTCCGGCCGATACGGCGGCGCGGCATCCAGCGGCTGTCCGACCGGAACTGGGGCGGCGGCTTCTCGGTCTGGTCGGCCGACATAGCGGCCCGCGAGCTGACGGTGGACCAGTTGACCGTCGCCGAGCGGGAGGCTCCGGAGCAGATCGCCGCCGTGCTCGGCCTGAAGCCGGGCGAGCCGGCCTGCGTGCGCAGCCGCCGCTTCGTGCTGGACGGCAAGCCGGTGCTGCTGTCCGAGTCGTACCTGCCGGCGGCGCTGGTCGCGGGCAGCCGGATCACCGACCCGGACACCGGCCCGGGCGGCACCTACGCGCGGCTCGCCGAGCTCGGCCACAAGCCGGTGCACTTCCAGGAGCACATCCGCTCCCGGATGCCCGCCGGGAACGAGGCGGAGCGGCTGGCGCTGGCGCCCGGCACCCCGGTGTTCCTGGTGCACCGCACCGCGTTCGCCGAGGACGGCCAGGCGGTGGAGGTCAACGAGATGGTGCTCGACTCGGCCGCGTACATCCTCGAGTACTCCTTCGACGCCTGA
- a CDS encoding SIS domain-containing protein — MPVSSLSAAAFAAAAHAAIDRVSTSQTEGVAKAAELITSALAADGIVQAFGTGHSEAFAMEIAGRAGGLVPSNRIALRDVVLFGGRPVQILEGSELERGTESAGLLWELTNPHPADVFVLASNSGVNGCVVELARLAKENGHPLIVVTSAEHTAGVQPKHPSGLRLRDYADVVLDNGAPFGDAVLPMAGGGKACGISSITAALLGQQVVAEVIRRIEESGGVPPVYLSANIPGGDEHNGKLEALYAGRIRRTA; from the coding sequence ATCCCGGTGTCCAGCCTCTCCGCGGCCGCATTCGCCGCCGCCGCCCACGCCGCCATCGACCGCGTCAGTACCTCGCAGACCGAGGGCGTCGCGAAGGCGGCCGAGCTGATCACCTCCGCGCTGGCCGCCGACGGCATCGTGCAGGCCTTCGGCACCGGCCACTCCGAGGCGTTCGCGATGGAGATCGCCGGCCGGGCCGGCGGCCTGGTGCCCAGCAACCGGATCGCGCTGCGCGACGTGGTGCTGTTCGGCGGCCGCCCGGTGCAGATCCTGGAGGGCTCCGAGCTGGAGCGCGGCACCGAGTCCGCCGGCCTGCTCTGGGAGCTGACGAACCCGCACCCGGCCGACGTGTTCGTGCTGGCCTCCAACTCGGGCGTGAACGGCTGCGTGGTCGAACTCGCCCGACTGGCCAAGGAGAACGGCCACCCGCTGATCGTCGTCACCTCCGCCGAGCACACCGCCGGCGTCCAGCCCAAGCACCCCTCCGGCCTGCGGCTGCGCGACTACGCGGACGTGGTGCTCGACAACGGCGCCCCGTTCGGCGACGCGGTCCTCCCGATGGCGGGCGGCGGCAAGGCCTGCGGCATCTCCTCCATCACCGCCGCGCTGCTCGGCCAGCAGGTCGTCGCCGAGGTGATCCGCCGGATCGAGGAGAGCGGCGGCGTCCCCCCGGTCTACCTCTCGGCGAACATCCCCGGCGGCGACGAGCACAACGGCAAGCTCGAAGCGCTGTACGCCGGCCGCATCCGCCGCACCGCATGA
- a CDS encoding N-acetylglucosamine kinase translates to MTTGQPPLAERLVLGLDVGGTSTRVLVAALDGRVLGTARGAGGNPVAHGVETALKEIGDTVRAALTGLDPRRVEAGRLGLAGGMVTRLDFPGLWASLGLATGPELISDAELAHAAGTPAPDGNVLLSGTGAVAAEIRDHALRRTADGHGWLLGDRGSGFWLGREAVSATLTAVDRGHLGDFAAAIADALVGPGGLGELGDLDTGARSALVAAAHAQAPARLARFAPIVLDHASKGDPEALALVERAAAHLLDTLRLIRAADSPLPIVLAGGLLSTETPLAAHLRPLLAAHWPAAPLHTARNGAGAAAWLAARSLGHGTEALHRRLTA, encoded by the coding sequence ATGACCACCGGTCAGCCTCCGCTCGCCGAACGGCTGGTGCTCGGCCTGGACGTGGGCGGCACCAGCACCCGCGTCCTGGTCGCCGCGCTCGACGGCCGGGTCCTCGGCACCGCGCGCGGCGCGGGCGGCAACCCGGTGGCGCACGGCGTCGAGACCGCCCTCAAGGAGATCGGCGACACCGTCCGCGCCGCGCTGACCGGTCTCGACCCGCGCCGGGTGGAGGCGGGCCGGCTCGGCCTGGCCGGCGGCATGGTGACCCGGCTCGACTTCCCCGGACTCTGGGCCTCGCTCGGGCTGGCCACCGGCCCCGAGCTGATCAGCGACGCCGAACTCGCCCACGCCGCGGGTACCCCCGCCCCCGACGGCAACGTCCTGCTCAGCGGGACGGGCGCGGTCGCCGCCGAGATCCGCGACCACGCCCTGCGGCGCACCGCCGACGGCCACGGCTGGCTGCTCGGCGACCGCGGCTCCGGCTTCTGGCTCGGCCGGGAAGCCGTCTCCGCGACCCTCACCGCCGTCGACCGCGGCCACCTCGGCGACTTCGCCGCCGCGATCGCCGACGCCCTGGTCGGCCCCGGCGGTCTCGGCGAGCTGGGCGACCTCGACACGGGCGCGCGCTCCGCCCTGGTCGCCGCCGCGCACGCCCAGGCGCCGGCCCGGTTGGCCCGGTTCGCCCCGATCGTCCTCGACCACGCGTCGAAGGGCGACCCCGAGGCGCTGGCCCTGGTGGAGCGCGCCGCCGCTCACCTCCTCGACACCCTCCGGCTGATCCGCGCCGCCGACTCCCCGCTCCCCATCGTGCTGGCCGGCGGCCTGCTCAGCACCGAAACCCCCCTCGCCGCCCACCTCCGCCCGCTGCTCGCCGCCCACTGGCCCGCCGCCCCGCTCCACACCGCCCGCAACGGCGCCGGCGCGGCCGCGTGGCTCGCCGCGCGCTCCCTCGGCCACGGCACCGAGGCTCTCCACCGCCGACTCACCGCTTAG
- a CDS encoding DUF4291 domain-containing protein encodes MNEVPKRQIRARYDDETVYQAFRPEIAGPAAAAGRFPAAFQVDRTTWIKPSFRWLMHRSDWARSEGQERLLGVVIRRAGFDAALEAAVLSSYERGVHASKAQWQRELRRSPARVQWDPERDLQLRPLPHRSLQLGLGGELVRRYTGDWLVRIEDLTPLARELHASRDAALLPPEQPYPLSSGTAARLGVR; translated from the coding sequence GTGAACGAAGTGCCGAAGAGGCAGATCAGAGCTCGCTACGACGACGAGACGGTGTACCAGGCGTTCCGCCCGGAGATCGCCGGGCCGGCGGCCGCCGCGGGCCGGTTCCCGGCGGCGTTCCAGGTCGACCGGACGACCTGGATCAAGCCGTCCTTCCGCTGGCTGATGCACCGCAGCGACTGGGCCCGCAGCGAAGGACAGGAGCGGCTCCTCGGGGTGGTGATCCGGCGGGCCGGGTTCGACGCCGCACTGGAGGCGGCGGTGCTCAGCTCGTACGAGCGCGGGGTGCACGCCTCGAAGGCGCAGTGGCAGCGCGAGTTGCGGCGCAGCCCCGCCCGGGTCCAGTGGGACCCGGAGCGGGACCTGCAGCTGCGACCGCTGCCGCACCGTTCGCTGCAGCTGGGGCTGGGCGGGGAACTGGTCCGGCGGTACACCGGGGACTGGCTGGTGCGGATCGAGGATCTGACGCCGCTGGCCCGGGAGTTGCACGCCTCCCGGGACGCCGCGCTGTTGCCGCCGGAGCAGCCGTACCCGCTGTCCTCGGGTACGGCCGCCCGGCTGGGCGTGCGCTGA